GTGGTCTAGGTTTCCAGAATCCCAGATGGAAGGGAGGTTCTGTGGCTGGTCCACGGGTCTGGGGGTGCTGGGACAGTAGGAGCAGACAGCCCCCACCCGGAGCGTGCTGTAACTCCGATTCCTGGTCCTACATCCATGCAGGTCCTCTAGCCTTtgaagcaacaaaacaaaactagagtcAGCTGGGATGCAGATGAGCTTAGGGAGTGAGCTTAGGGTGAAGATGCACAGAACCTTTGTCCTTAGTGGCTGTGGATCTTGTGGGGAGGACTGCGTGAAGCCCCAGAGGCAGGGCCGCGAGTGTGGCCCACAGGGGCAGTGTCGTTTTCTGTTTCTGAAAAGCCTGAGGGCTGGGATAATGGGTGTGGGCCCACACCTGCGGGGCCATGATCGCCTTGCGGTGGGTCGGAGGgagatctgggggtggggggccttgtATGGCGTTTCCATCCTCACATTCTTAgcaagtagctttttttttttttttttttttttttctatctttgtaAAAATGTTTCACTAATTTTTTGTTGAAAATCACAAGTGGGAGAGAGGCATTCTATCTTCCACCAGCACAGTGTCCATCCCAAATTGGTCAGTGCACTGCTTTATGGTGGCCAGGACATTCAGGAGCCGCTGGTCCACAGCATCCAGGTGAAAATCAGACAGCACAGGGGAGATGGGGTCATGGGCCAGGGCAGATTTTAAGGCAGACTTTAGCACTCCATTCTTAAGGTAGTTCAGTCTGTTCCAGGTAGAAACCCGAATGATGCAACACTGATAGAGAGGGGCAAGAATGCTTCTCTCATCCAGCGAGGGGTTCCCAAAGCTTTTGGCATTATCAAGAAGGATTAGCATACTAGCGCCTTCATCATCTTGAAAGCTCTCATAGTGATGGCGGTCAGCATTGCCAATCAGGTAATCAAAGACTGCAGTGTCAATGATGTCTAAGAGGCGTGGGCCTGAGTCATATGGGGACGTTTTCTTCACAGCATCACAATAGCTCTCATCATACTCCCACCTGGCCAATTTGCCTTCTCTGTAAGTTCTCCCCCAGGGGTGTCGATGTTTCTGCAGAGGCCACACATCTGGAAGCCAAAGTGTAACAGATCCCTCCATTGTGTCTCCATCAGCACATGCTGGCTCTGTTTCTCGGCAGTAATAGCATTTCCCATAAAAACAAGTATTGTTTCCTACAGTTAGGAAGGTGCTCAGCAGCTGCTCCGTGGCGACAGGCTTGATCTCTGTTCGAAGATTAACAAATCTGCCAACCACCAAGGGGGCTCGGCGGAAGCCCAGAATCCTGTCCAAATGAAAAGCTGCAACTTCTGCATTGTGTCTATCATAACCAGCATATGGCTCTCCTTCTACTATATAGTCTCGGCTATACCGCTTAGGTTTGAAGACAACTTTCTGTCCTCCTTCAAGTATCAGTAAAGCTTTTAACTGTGTCCCTTTATAGCCCACATCAGCTTTAATGATTTTCTTGGTGGCCATGGCATGCATGATTGCCCCCAGTTCTGGTGTCTCTTCAGGGTACACTTCCCGGGGAACTACCCATTGGGCTGCTATCTCCCATGGAGATTGCAAAGTGTGGTCCAGCTTGGGCACCAGCTCTACCCGCAAGCCAGTCATCATTCTGTGAAAAGCCCTCTGGTCCTCCCGGTTGGCAGCTGATGTATCTAAGTTGTCAATCAGGAAAACTTTGGTGAAGATAAAGATGACAAGGAGTATTGCTAAGAGCACGACTCGCTGCTTTAGCTTCATGTtgaccttctttccttctcctccgaCCCACTGCCTTGCTCGCTTATCAAGGAGAGCAGGTGGTGATAGTTAGCAAGGCGATTCCATGATTGCACATTTCTTCACTGAAATGCCCCCACAATTCCTGTCGGACCCTAAGCGCGCTCCATGGCCGTCCGCATGAAGCGGTACGGCGCGGCCTcggccgcccccgccgcctccGGGGAGGGGCAGCCCCACGCTGCTCTCACCGCCCCCAGCCGCCGCCACTGCGGCTCCCGCCCTCCCCCGACCCGGCCATTCCCCGGCCACCTCTCTCGCGCAGTGCCGGCGGCCCCACACCCACCCTCCGCTGCTTAGCAAGTAGCTTTAAGGACAGCTGACCTCAGGACCCGCTCCCTGGGGCCCCGTGAGTGCCGTGTTTATTCTGATTGCCTATTCCTGGGCCCACTCGGGGCTTCCCACTGCTAAGCCCGAGCCCTCCTCCCCGGCCCCACCCCTGGCCTGAGAGTCTCCTTATTTTCAGGCCAAAGAAACTAACAGCAAGCTGAAAGAATTTGGAGAAGCTGCGGAGCAAGTCCGCAACGCCATCGAGCAGATGAATGACTTGGAGTGAGCGTGGGCCGTGCCACCTGGCCCCACGTGGAGTGACAGGCCACGTCCGGGCGGGCCCGTTCCTTCTCTGACACCAAAGGCAAGGAGGGTGGCAGCATTCTGAAACCGGACAGACCCCTCCGGGCTGCCCGGGCCACTTCCCTCCCGCTTGGCGGCCTTGCCTGCGGGGCGCTGGGTTGGCAGGCGAGGAAGAGGGCTGTGTCCGGGgctgacggggggcggggggcccacAGAAGGGGTTCTGCCCCTAGCATTTGCTTTCCATACTCCCGCTCTCCTGTGAGCCACTGACTCGCTTGCCTTTCCAGTGTGAATTTTCCTAAGGAGAGCAGTGGAATAAATGAATCTAAAAAAGTGGCCTGGAAACCCCTTCTCTTTTGAGGAAATtgactttgtttgtttttgaaataaataacTTGTTTCTAATGCTTTGCGGttttacaaggtcctgagttcagtgaGTTTTAGTGTCACCCCCAGCGTGGAGTAAGTGGGGCTTGAGCAGTGCGTGCTGAAAGGCTGCCCGGTGCCCCCTCTCATCAGAATCGGTGCCTGTGGCTTGACCAGGTGTCCAGAACCTCCGTTTCCTTGCCTGTCCCACACACCTCTTctcctgctcttttctttttttggtggcacATGGATTTGTCTTCTGAGGTAGGGAATCCAGACAGAGCCTCCCTCGGCGCTTCCGAATAATGGCTTTCAGCGTGGTCTTCTTGTTTGCAATGCCATTGTTCAGAGCAGTACAAGGTGCTATGGAGGACACGTGGTAGCTTCATCCCAAGCCACTGGGGGACGGTGGAGAGGCCCGGCAGCGGGAGCTGTCCGAGGGAGCGTGTTTCCAAACGCTGCGTCCCTTCCGGGCTGAGCCAGCCCGAGGGCGGGCGGCCGAGGCCTTAGAGCCTCTTCTCGCTGCTGCACACCCTGCTGGGGTTTTCAAACGCTTTTTGGTAGCGCTTCTTCCCCGGCCTGCCGGTGCAGCGCCTCCCCAGCGGCTGGGGGGGAGTGGGAGTCCTGACTGAACAGCAGCCACCCTGGATCTGCAGACTGGCCGGGCAGCACCGCCAGCTCCAGGCAGCCGTAGCTTCTGCAGTAGTTCCTTGTGGCCCTGGCCTCCACACGCAGTGCTGTCTCAATCAGCCCCAAGCAATAAGTAATACAGGGGTTTTAGTTTGTAAGAAAAAGCACTCcctggctgggagtatggcctggtggtacagtgctcgtctcctatacatgaggccctgggttcaattcctcagcaccacatacacagaaaaagccggaagtggcactgtggctcaggtggcagagtgctagccttgagcaaaaagaagccagggacagtgctcaggccctgagtccaagccccaggactggccacaaaaagaaaagaaggccctTATGTGAGGGTATCTGTCTTCATTTCAAACCTGTGAAGGGGAGAGGGTGTCTGGACTGTGGCTGGAAAGGCTGATGGGGACTTACTAGCACCCTGGATGCTGACAGCCGGTCACAGCGCCACAGGCCCTGGCATCAGCCCTCCGCCGTCTCCCGCGTGGTGGGGAGCAGCGCCCAGGCTGGCACGGAGGTACAGAGCTGGGAGCCGCTGTCGCCTGCGAGTGTCCTCCCCTGGCTGCCGGCTGCCCCACAGGTTGCTGCTACTTAGAGAAATAGCCACATAACTGGGGGCCAGATCCAAAGTCCAAGTGAGAATAGGGCGGGGGCGGGCAGCCAGCCGCCACCAAGGATTTCCTGTCCCCTCATCCCCACCTAGAGGACTTGGTGACTTCAGCTAGGTGGGACCCAACTGGGGCTTGGCCCCCGTTGTTTTCCCCTGATGCCCAAAGCAGTGTGGTTCCCTTAATCCGAGCACCCCCTCGAGTCCGGAGCACACCTCCTCAGCGAAGCCCACGGGGCTCCTTGTCTGGGTGGCGGGAAGGCAAGGCGGCCTCTGCCCGGGGAGGTGGCACGGGCAGGAGCGCAGGGGGAAGGACAGCTGACCGCCTTGGTGGCCGCAGTCAGGATCGGGGAGTCCTGCCCCAGCCAGATGGCTGGATGGACGGGGCGGGGACAGGTGCGTGGCAGGAGCGGGGTGTCTGTGTTTTCGAGGGGTGGTGGTGCGGTCTCGCTATAcacagcctaggctggcctggcgTGCGTGAGGGCTGGGATTGCAGATACACGCCCCACGCCTGAATTCTCAACGCAGGCCACACATGCTCACGTCTAGAATAGTCCGAGTGTATTACCGAATGTGTATAGGTCGCAGATATCCCGTGTGCACGTGCAACTAGCCATCGGTGCGTGCAGCCACTCCTCACGTCCACGTGCTGCACGCACATCCTGCACTTGCAACCACTGATGTCCTCTGCAGACACAGCCCGCCCCTCTCCCCCAGGCAGGGGGTGGACCGGCCCGGGGCTCCGGCCAGGTCTGGCTTTCGTGGGAGGAAGGACTCGGGCCTCCTCTGTCCTCAGCCTTGTGTCTGCCAGGAGGTTCTGGGGTTGCTGAGAAGTTGGCTGTGAGCTTAGCCCCAGGCCCGGGCTCGAGGCCAGCACGCTGGCGtctggcctgtgtgtgtgtgtgtgtgtgtgtgtgtgtgtgtgtgtgtgtgtgtacgcacgcatGTGATTTAGCCACAGAGCTGATTCCTCACCCTCTGACCAGCTCAAGGTTCATCTTAGAGGTTCAAGGTAGACAGATGCGGCGGGGAAGGGACAGTGCAGTTCAAGATGGAGGACAGACGCCAGGCCCACCCAGTGCCAGACGTAGAGCAAATCTGGGGATCACCTCAGCCCGCCCCTGGTGGTGGTTGGTCCTCACTCCTCCACCTGACTGTGCTTCTGCTCCTGCAGCCAAATGTGGGTGCCCCCGAGGAGCCCCCGCCTCCACACACAGCCAGCAGAGTCCTGCTGGCCATGCCAGCTCCCGCCCTCCCGCTGCGGGCTGAGGCTCTGGACTGTGGCTGCCGAGGCCACCGGTGTCCCCGGGGCGCCTCGCCGCAGGCAGCAGGGACATGATGGCAGTGATGGAGGGCTGACACATTCGGAATCGGATACATCCAGAAGGAAACACAGGCACTGGTGATTATTGGGCGATACTGGGCACTGTAAATTTTATTCTCTTGGTTTTACCACAAATGGTCTGTACTTTGTTAATCCATCCACCGGGGGCCGATCAGTTACTCTTCTCATGGAGTCCCCTTTGGGTCTCTGGATACCATTTTCCCCTGACTCACCTTCCTCTCCAACTCTCTCTTCAACAGTATCTCATCAATCAAATCACAGATTCCTAATGCACTGTTTTCCGTTTCAGAATCTCCGTGTGGTCCTTATAACTTCAGGTGATTGGCCAAATTTTTTAATCTTGCCTGTAGTTCCTTGAATACTTTAAAGTCTGTATTTAATAACTCCATAATCTTGACCATCCTTGGGACTGtctttttttgcttgttgttttcgtgtgtgccagtcttagggcttggactcggcctggtcactgtccctgagcttctttcgctcgaggctagggctctaccacttgagccacagcgccgcttctggctttttgctggtcagttggagatagagagtctcgcggactttcctggctggccttgTGCCGCGGTCCTCGGCtctcagtctccggagtagctgggcTGACGGGCGTGCTCCACCAGCGCCTGACTCGAGTTCCTGTTGTCCTTTTCCTCTTGGTTTTGGCCGCGTCTCGTCGCACTCCCCTCCTGGCTGCGTGGGGGTGCGCCGCGTTTGCACACTCGGAGGCCTTTCCTCCCAGCAGGGCCCCTAGGCCAGGGGCGCCGCCCACTCCGCCCCGGCGGGGGCCCCGGCCTCCCGGTCCCCGCCTCCGGACCCCAGCTGCCGCAGCACGAGCTCCCACTTGCGCAGCGCCAGCTCCGTGTCCCGCGCAGAGACGTCGCGGTGCCACACGGCGCGCACGGCCCGCTCCGTCCAGGGGAGCAGCAGCACGCGCACGGCCTGGCCGGTCTGGGCCGCCTCGTGGGCGCTCACGGCCTGCAGGCGCTGGCACAGCCGGGCGGCTGGCAGCCCGTGCACCCGCACCAGCACTATGTTCGTCTCCACGGCAGCAGGGTCCACAGAGCAGATGGGCGAGGCCAGCGCCTGCAGGCCTGAGGCGGAGCGGGCGGTGAGCACAGAGCCCGGCCCCCCTGAACctcccagcacccaggagcaTTTCCCCCGTGGCCTTGGGGGCCACAGACGTCAGCCCTGCTACTGGGACTGTGACAatcccttggcctctctggcctcaGTGTCTTCATCTGTCAGGGGAGGGCATCACTGGATTGCAAGGATTCAATGAACGGGTGAAAGACCCGCGCTTGAGGTTCCGCGGAGCACCGAGGCTCTGGATCTGCGGGTgcacgcggggctggggaggCGAGCATACCTgagcgccctccccccgccccccaggttcAGCAAGTAACCCTCGGCATCCTAGAGGCTGGGAGGGCGGAGCCCCACGGGCCCAGGTGGAAAGAAGCAGCGAAGGGAGGCCAGGGCAGAGCGGGCACCTTGGGCAAACCTCCGGGCGTTGCTGTGGTCCCTCCGCAGCGCCTCCTCCGCGCCCGCCAGCCCCGCCAAGGCGGCCGCAGCCAGCACCCCGCTCTGGTGCATGCCCCCCGCCCAGGGTTTTCCGGAGCCGCCAGGCTTCTTCGATGAAGTCTTTGGGCCCCCCAAGCACAGCCCCCACCGgcgcgcccaggccctggggggagaggagaggctccTGGCGCCCAGCTGTCGTGCCTGTCCCCTGGCTGGGTGGGGTAGGTGTGGCCTGGAGGCCGCTCCAGGACAGGAGCCCTGGACCcggcgctgcccccccccctccctcccgggaTGGGCCGGCCAGGTGCCTCCTtaccttggagaagcagaaagACACCGAGTCACAGTGCTCCACGATGCGGGCCGGGGGCACACGCAGGGCCACCGCTGCGTTCATCAGCCGGGCGCCGTCCAGGTGCACCCGGGCCCCGTGCCCCCCGCGCCAGGCGGTGCACCTGGTGACAAAGGCGGGCAGCGGTCGCGGGGGCCAGGCCGAGGGGGGCCCTGGGCGTGGCTCCTTGAGGAAGGACGGGAGGCCTGGCGGCAGGAGCCGGCGAAGGGGCGGACGGCAACCAcactaactctgtgtgtgtggccAGGGCCTTCATgcgaggcaggcgctctaccactgagctacagcccctcacttgcttgctttttgcccgccctggggcttgaactcagggcctggccactgtccttgagcttctttttgctcgaggctagcgctctaccacttgagccacagcgccacctctggccttttctgtttatgttcacCAGGAATGGGCCCCAGGGCACCGTGCGTGCTAGGGAAGCCCTCCACCGcccagccaccttcccagcccccctctcttcCTCAGCGGGCACCATCAATCAGCAGACACCGGGCTGAGGGAGGGGCGAATGCCTCGTGTCCTCTCAGATGCAGTGGCTCTGCTCTGCGAGGGGCCGCTGCTCCTGCAGAGGTGAGGGGATGAGGTCGCTTTCCCGGGCTGGCCGGCCAGGCAGGCGCCCAGTGCTGCCCGGGGCTTGGCTCTGAGCAGGGCGTTTCCGGGGAGCCCTGCGCTGGCGTGGCCATCTCCCTTGTTATCGTCGCATGGCCGGCCACAACAGGGTAGCCACAGAGTGTCCGTGGCATACATCAGAGGACGGGAGGCAtggtggcggcggtggcggcgggggaggggggcctacCTGGCGGAGGTAGTCGATGGGGAGGGCCCGGCCCCCTGCGCTGTTGTGCGTGTCCTCCAGGCACACGAGCTCGCAGACGGGGTGGTACGGGCTCCCCAGGCCACGGGTGATGGCCCGCTCCAGCTCCTCCAGGTCCAGGGTGCCGTGGGGCAGGtctgggagggggtgggaatgCACCCCGGCAatctgcggggggcggggggggggagagccagCTCCTGAGcctgcccctccccagctctgggcCTGGGACGGTTTCCTGAGCCTGCGCACCGCACTGTCTTCTCTaggatggggcaggggcaggtgtTCAGCAGaggcctggcttctttctgggGTGCCAGTGTTCCGAGTGCCCAGGAGGGGGCAGCATGGCACCGAGAAGGCTGCCACCTCATGTTGCCCGATACTGCCCCCCTGTGGCAAAGCTGGAGTGGGGCTCTTCCCACCTCCCGCACGGACTCTCGGGTTCTCTGTGGGCCGCTCTCTCCTAGCCTGGTATCAGGGGAAGCAGTCACCCCCTTAAGCTTGAGGTTGGCTGGCTGGGAAATGCCCAGGGCCCCAGGAGAGCTGTGCCTGGTCCTTACCTGAGCCACTAAGCCCTGCTCATAGACGTGAAGGTGGCTTTCCTGCCCGAGGAGGAGCTGGGAGCCCCGGCGCCGGCAGTGACCCATCACTGAGAcacatggggaggaggggaggacttGGCACGGAGTTCGAGGCGGCCCCTCTGCCCCTGctcagctgggctgggctgagccaGGGAGCCCACCAGTATCTACACTAATTAGAAAGCGGTACCCCTACAAGACACCTTGCCCTGTGCCAGGAAACTGTTGCATTAAATGAGATCCACAACTGCGGGAGGTCTACACTGGGAATGCCAGGCCACACAGCCCGCAGCCCCCAGCACGGGGGGCTCCTGCAGAAGGGCCACAGGGCTGCCCCCATAGTGCCGGTGGCCGGCAGGCCTGGTGGGAAACTGAGGGCACGGCACAGTAGGGAGCCCGGTGTACAGTGTAGAGCGAGAGCCGGCCCGGGAGCTCTCAGGACGGCTCAAGTCATGAGAGCTGCGTGGAACCCAGAGCCGAGGCCCTGTGACAAGGCCccctgggaggaagaggagattcCTGCTGCTCCCACTCCCCTCGACGCAATCCTCGGGGACGCCCTACTGTCATCACACTCAACAGAGGGGAGAGGAGTGGCCCCCGAGGCCCGGGGTGGGCAGACGCACCAGAGATGAGGTTGGCCATGGTGTTAGTGGGTACAAACAGAGTCCGCTCCACCCCAAGCAGCTCCGCGGTCTTTTCCTGCagctctgaggaggaggaggaggaggaggaggaggaggaggaggaggaggaggaggaggaggaggaggaggaggaggaggggcaggaaaggCTTTATCAACAAATGAACTCCAGAGCCAATGTGCAAGTCTTACACAGGGCACAAAGTTCACTTGTTCGGTGGCAGCCCCTTGCCTTGGGGCTGTGGTGAGAAGCCGTCGGGGGAGGCtggagcctgcctgcctgccagcagcAGTCTGGGGTCTGGGCAGTGGCATTCCCAGGTCCAGAGGCCCCTTGGTTCGCTCTGAACCCACCTCCCAGGCCACGTCCTTCCCCAGGCCACCAAACCTCTAGTGGTTTCCGTCTCTGCCTGGACCACGAGCCTGTTTTACTCCCTTTCCCATCAGCCCCAGCAGTGAGGCCCTCGAGGGTGGGTGGGGGCTCCTGCTTTAAGTTTCCCATCTCTGACTGCGGCCAGTGCCAGGAGACTGACGTGACCTTCGAGGCTTGCATGATCTGGCTTCTGACACCCAAGACAGTGGTGCCCTTCTGAACCCTACACTCCACGTTCCTGTTCCCCACCTCCATCCTGAAGGCTTGCCCTTCAGGAGCTCCTCtgagcagcccccctcccctgttCCCTAGGCCCCAACAAGCCCTCTGCAGACTCCAGTCCACACTAGCACCTCCCTGCCCCACATGCTACCTGGTACATGTCAGGTGCCTGGCCACTTGAAATGTCACTCAATACACAATTGGTCTTAATCTACCGTGGCCCAGACAGGCCCTGGGGACTTGAGTGATGACCTGAGCGCTTGTCTCTGCCCCCTTGGAGGGGTGCACACATCCTGGCAGTACCACTGGTTCCCTACAGCATTGATGCAACCTGGGGTAAGCTGTGGGTCGCTGTCTCTAGACCATTCTCTAGAATACTAGAAACCACTGCTGGGGAGATGCAGCCAGTGGAGACATGTCGCTTCTACATGGTCTTCATTTTTCTGATTTTCATCTTCCTGGGGGCAAGCAGCGGGTAGTTACGGGTTTAGAGTCGGAAGACCTGGGTTCCAGCCCTGGTTTTCTGCCATCTACTGGGCCATGACGGGCCTGGCCTGCATGTGGGATCTCTGATATCCAGGCAGCTGGGTGACGCTGTCATGTGCACGGGGTGATCCTGTTAACACGTGGGTTCTGGCTCAGCCGCCCCAGAGAGTGGGGAGTGGGGGACCCGAAACCCCCCATTAACGACGGGTTTCTGGGTGATGGGTCAGACTGGGCAGCAAACGCACAGCCAGGCctggccgccgccccccccccccccccggccgccctcccgccagcaccacggacagcgcccgggggtgggggtcgcCTGGACCgcccccccgggccccgggcccgcgcgccccgctcaCCGCGCACGGTGGGGTCCTCGCCGTAGTCGTCGTCCCCCACGGCCGCCTCGGCCATGGCGCGCCGCATGGCGGGGCCGGGCCTGGTCACCGTGTCGCTGCGCAGGTCCACCACGCGGGCCGGGACCCCCGCCCGGCTCCCGGACCACCGCGCCCAGGACGCCTGGAGAGCCGGGcccagggcccggcccggcccgcggagCATGGCGGAGGCGGCGGCCGCCGTTCCACCCGGGAAGGACCGGCGGACCCTGCTTCCCGCCAGCGAGCGCGGCTCCGAGCGCGGGGTTCGCGAAGCCGCCCTTCCGCGACCCGGGGTCCCCGGCACGAccggggctgagctgggctggccCCGGGGCACGCTGGGAATTGTAGTCCGCGCTACTTCGCTCGGACGGGTCAGTGTGGCATGCTAGGAGTTGTAGTCCAGCATCCGTCGCTTGCGAGTCCCGGAGGGCAGCACGGCATGCTGGGAGTTGTAGTCCACACTGTCCCAGCATGGGATTCTGTTTGgtggaggggaaactgaggcccgccAAGCTTTTATGGAGCAGATAGATATTACAAATGTAGTCCAGTTAAGCAGAGACTCCAGACTGCTGGTCATTTGAGTAGAAATTGGGCCAGTCCAGCAGTCAGCTGCCTCAAGAGTGAGTTGGGGCCTGAACCACGGTGCTCTGTTGCCCTTAAATGTTGCCCTTAAATATGATgaacgtacctgtttatcagttactttttgtttatttgttttgtttttgttgccagtcctggggcgtggactcaaggcctgagcactgtccctggcttctttttgctcaaggctagcactctgccacttgagccacagcgccacctctggctttttctatatatgtggttgctgaggaatcgaacccagggcttcatgtatatgaggcgagcgctctaccactaggccacattcccagcccctatcagtTACCTTTTTCCAATATAGTTTTAACTGAGCACCTATTGTTGCCAGGTACTGTCTGCGTAGGTACAAGGccgagggggtgggggaacacaAGGACAGTTGCAGCTGGGACCAACAGGACAGCCCTAGAGGGCATCATGGGGGCAGAGGTAAAAGGTGCGGAGAGCCCTTGGTGGAGCAGGCCCGCTGGTGGAGGCGGTGGCGGAGGGCGCTGCTGCTGCCTGGATGCACTGACAGTTCCAGTCTTCCACCGAGCCTTGCAGGGTGGAAAATCCCTCCATGCTCCTGTGTGGTCCTAACACACGCCGCCGTGCCTCCATTTCTTCCGCTGAAGACTGGGCTGTGGCGAGGGCAAGAAACAGGATGCGTTTGGTGCAGACTTCCATTCCCTGCTTCCGTTGCACTCTCTGCGTGTCCGTTAGCGGTTTCTATCGTTGTTGATATGGGTCGCAACTTGGCGTTCCAAGATCCTGAGGTCAGATGCTGGCCCGGCCTCCCTGTGTCGGCCAGCCCGCCTGCTCAGGCCCCCGGGGCCGAGGAGAGGAGTCAGGAGAGGCTGGGGCTGCCTGAGGAGTGATGGTGGCAGACAAGGCCCGGGACTGCTCAGTCACACAGAGGGGAgagcacccagagctgggggggggggggggggggagacagaccGCATGGGTGGCTGCTTGGCCGGGCAGGTGTTGttgaggcccaggctctgaaggaGCTCCAGTGTGGCTGGGGAGGTGACCAGGACAAACTCCACACAtggctttccctttccccccttgcaCCTGGCAGGGCCATCCAAAGTGGCTGTCACAAGGCCCTGCAGGTctgtgacccccctccccctcctccagcccctctcTGGCAGAAAGGCTTACGGCTCTCCCCCACAGCAGGGCCTCTGGCCCTGACCCTCAAGCGCCACCAGGTTCCTAAATTCCCTCCCGTAGGAAACAAGCCCCTTATCTCCTTGTCTGGCTCCAGTGGCTCTGctgggaagggggggtggggaggggaggctccgtgggaaggaagggagatgaaTGGGCCGGGAGCCTCCAGGAACTCACAGGgtagcagagagagagggagggggacaaAAGAGCCGAGACCGGGCATCTTCCAGTCATGGCAGAACCACGGAATGCTCCCGCTTTCAGGCTCCGGCAGTGGCAGAGGTTACAGCCTAGGAACCCCAACCTGGCCACACAGCCAGTCAGTCACCCACTGAGTCTTTGTCCTCCCAAAGCTGACCTGTCTTTCCAGAGAGGAAGTCCCTCCTTGAGGGCCATGGGCACAGACAGCGTCCGTCAGACGGGTCCTCCTGCCTGGTCCCCACCGCGCCCGGGCCTCCCTGCGCTGGCTTGGCATGGCctggcaccgggggggggggcgagggggaggagcagggggcTGGTGTGGAAGAAGGTGGTGCCTGCCAGCACAGTGCCGTGTGTGTGCAAGAGGCCAACCAAGGCCCGGCCTTAGGGAGGCCGTCCGGAcgcctgtgtgcgtgtgcgtgtatcTCTGTGCGTGCATACCGGTATGAAGCCGCATGCACACACGAGCATGTAGTACAGGTGCACACGTTGCACAGATGTGTGTGCGTGGGTGGCTATGTATAGAAGTGTGAGATATGGCCCTACCTGTGCACATatctgtgtgcacacatgttATACCTGTACctgtgtgttcacacacacatgtacatatgtatatggtgGTGTTATGTGtgtacccgtgtgtgtgtgtgtgtgtgtgtgtacccagctTTGCTGAGATCAAAGTAGTGTTGGTGGCAGCTGGGGACAGGCCATG
This sequence is a window from Perognathus longimembris pacificus isolate PPM17 chromosome 17, ASM2315922v1, whole genome shotgun sequence. Protein-coding genes within it:
- the LOC125365365 gene encoding glycosaminoglycan xylosylkinase isoform X1, whose product is MKLKQRVVLLAILLVIFIFTKVFLIDNLDTSAANREDQRAFHRMMTGLRVELVPKLDHTLQSPWEIAAQWVVPREVYPEETPELGAIMHAMATKKIIKADVGYKGTQLKALLILEGGQKVVFKPKRYSRDYIVEGEPYAGYDRHNAEVAAFHLDRILGFRRAPLVVGRFVNLRTEIKPVATEQLLSTFLTVGNNTCFYGKCYYCRETEPACADGDTMEGSVTLWLPDVWPLQKHRHPWGRTYREGKLARWEYDESYCDAVKKTSPYDSGPRLLDIIDTAVFDYLIGNADRHHYESFQDDEGASMLILLDNAKSFGNPSLDERSILAPLYQCCIIRVSTWNRLNYLKNGVLKSALKSALAHDPISPVLSDFHLDAVDQRLLNVLATIKQCTDQFGMDTVLVEDRMPLSHL
- the LOC125365365 gene encoding glycosaminoglycan xylosylkinase isoform X2 — translated: MKLKQRVVLLAILLVIFIFTKVFLIDNLDTSAANREDQRAFHRMMTGLRVELVPKLDHTLQSPWEIAAQWVVPREVYPEETPELGAIMHAMATKKIIKADVGYKGTQLKALLILEGGQKVVFKPKRILGFRRAPLVVGRFVNLRTEIKPVATEQLLSTFLTVGNNTCFYGKCYYCRETEPACADGDTMEGSVTLWLPDVWPLQKHRHPWGRTYREGKLARWEYDESYCDAVKKTSPYDSGPRLLDIIDTAVFDYLIGNADRHHYESFQDDEGASMLILLDNAKSFGNPSLDERSILAPLYQCCIIRVSTWNRLNYLKNGVLKSALKSALAHDPISPVLSDFHLDAVDQRLLNVLATIKQCTDQFGMDTVLVEDRMPLSHL
- the LOC125366310 gene encoding LOW QUALITY PROTEIN: probable low-specificity L-threonine aldolase 2 (The sequence of the model RefSeq protein was modified relative to this genomic sequence to represent the inferred CDS: deleted 1 base in 1 codon) encodes the protein MKTKSAGDPAARCAPRIVPGAPRGRHPRAGGGFGRRPAAPGGDRKPTAAAQSSAEEMEARRRVLGPHRSMEGFSTLQGSVEDWNWLSCWSQLQLSLCSPTPSALYLRRQYLATIGAQLKLYWKKHATLTRPSEVARTTIPSVPRGQPSSAPVVPGTPGRGRAASRTPRSEPRSLAGSRVRRSFPGGTAAAASAMLRGPGRALGPALQASWARWSGSRAGVPARVVDLRSDTVTRPGPAMRRAMAEAAVGDDDYGEDPTVRELQEKTAELLGVERTLFVPTNTMANLISVMGHCRRRGSQLLLGQESHLHVYEQGLVAQIAGVHSHPLPDLPHGTLDLEELERAITRGLGSPYHPVCELVCLEDTHNSAGGRALPIDYLRQVGPPPPPPPPPPCLPCTAWRGGHGARVHLDGARLMNAAVALRVPPARIVEHCDSVSFCFSKGLGAPVGAVLGGPKDFIEEAWRLRKTLGGGMHQSGVLAAAALAGLAGAEEALRRDHSNARRFAQGLQALASPICSVDPAAVETNIVLVRVHGLPAARLCQRLQAVSAHEAAQTGQAVRVLLLPWTERAVRAVWHRDVSARDTELALRKWELVLRQLGSGGGDREAGAPAGAEWAAPLA